One stretch of Halobacillus litoralis DNA includes these proteins:
- the rapZ gene encoding RNase adapter RapZ, whose product MPVNANETQLVIITGMSGAGKTVAVQSFEDLGFFCVDNLPPALLPKFLELMKDSSNDIQNVALVMDLRGREFFDALFDSLDRLGKEEWLQEHILFLDSEDQALVSRYKETRRSHPLAKEGLPLEGIRRERKMLDELRGRSQTIIDTTSLKPKELRERIIEKYRQKEQQVFSIQMVSFGFKYGVPIDADLMFDVRFLPNPHYVEHMRPLTGLNTEVSSYVFKWTDTQKFLEKLKDLLQFMLPQYKREGKSQLVVAVGCTGGQHRSVALAEHLSEYFSTDFVTHVTHRDIDKRKGL is encoded by the coding sequence ATGCCAGTAAATGCCAACGAAACTCAGTTAGTAATCATCACAGGAATGTCAGGGGCAGGGAAAACCGTAGCTGTTCAAAGCTTTGAAGATCTCGGTTTTTTTTGTGTCGATAACTTACCGCCGGCCCTGCTTCCAAAGTTTCTTGAACTGATGAAAGATTCCAGCAACGACATTCAAAATGTGGCTCTAGTGATGGATTTACGTGGACGGGAATTCTTCGATGCACTCTTTGATTCTCTTGACCGTCTTGGTAAAGAGGAATGGCTGCAAGAACATATTCTTTTCCTTGATTCAGAAGATCAAGCGCTTGTTTCCCGTTATAAAGAAACACGTAGGTCCCATCCCCTTGCTAAAGAAGGGCTGCCACTTGAAGGTATCCGCAGAGAGAGAAAAATGCTGGATGAGCTGAGAGGCCGTTCGCAAACGATCATTGATACAACATCATTGAAGCCGAAAGAACTGAGGGAGCGGATTATTGAGAAGTACCGTCAGAAGGAACAACAGGTGTTCTCCATTCAGATGGTATCCTTCGGTTTTAAATACGGCGTACCCATTGATGCAGACTTAATGTTTGATGTACGTTTCCTGCCGAACCCGCATTATGTTGAACATATGCGCCCGTTGACAGGGTTGAACACAGAAGTATCCTCCTATGTTTTTAAATGGACAGATACACAGAAGTTCCTTGAAAAGCTGAAAGACTTGCTGCAATTCATGCTGCCTCAATACAAACGTGAAGGAAAAAGTCAGCTTGTCGTTGCTGTCGGCTGTACAGGCGGTCAGCATCGCTCTGTAGCGCTTGCTGAGCATTTATCGGAATATTTCTCTACCGACTTCGTGACCCATGTCACTCACAGAGACATTGATAAAAGAAAGGGTTTGTAA
- a CDS encoding gluconeogenesis factor YvcK family protein, translated as MDHKTKPRVVVVGGGTGMPVLLRGLKNLPIDLSAIVTVADDGGSSGRLRNEMAIPAPGDIRNVVAALSDAEPMLLELFQHRFAAGNGLSGHSMGNLLLAAMASMTGDFYQGIKEISRVLNVRGHIYPIANHSMNLHAEMEDGTVVTGESSIPKQNKKIKRVYVSPTPVQPLPEAVEAIKSADLIVISPGSLYTSILPNIIIPEIGQALKETKAMVTYICNVMTQEGETSGYTAADHIQALFDHIGEDVLQSVIVHNQPIDQGVRAAYAEENAEPVVYDIERIKSMGLKVIEEDIIDHSKPMLRHDTDKLAKLLHSML; from the coding sequence ATGGATCATAAGACCAAGCCGCGTGTCGTCGTCGTAGGTGGCGGGACCGGGATGCCTGTGCTTTTGCGCGGGTTAAAAAATTTACCGATTGACCTGTCAGCCATTGTCACGGTTGCTGATGACGGTGGGAGTTCCGGCCGCTTACGTAATGAGATGGCCATTCCCGCTCCAGGGGATATCAGGAATGTTGTCGCTGCCCTATCTGATGCTGAACCTATGCTCCTTGAGCTTTTTCAACACCGGTTTGCAGCGGGTAACGGCCTGTCCGGCCATTCCATGGGAAATCTCTTGCTAGCTGCGATGGCATCCATGACGGGGGATTTCTATCAAGGAATCAAAGAAATCTCCAGAGTCTTGAACGTGCGTGGTCATATTTATCCGATTGCCAATCATTCAATGAACCTCCATGCGGAAATGGAGGATGGGACGGTTGTGACCGGTGAGTCTAGTATTCCTAAGCAGAATAAGAAAATAAAAAGGGTGTACGTAAGCCCTACGCCGGTCCAGCCTTTGCCGGAAGCCGTAGAGGCGATCAAATCAGCAGATTTGATTGTCATCTCTCCAGGAAGTCTTTACACTAGTATATTACCGAACATCATCATTCCGGAAATCGGTCAGGCATTGAAAGAAACGAAAGCGATGGTCACTTATATATGCAACGTGATGACGCAGGAGGGGGAAACTTCTGGTTACACGGCAGCTGATCATATCCAGGCATTATTTGATCATATCGGTGAAGATGTGTTACAGTCAGTGATTGTGCATAATCAACCGATTGATCAAGGGGTAAGAGCTGCATATGCTGAAGAAAATGCAGAGCCCGTCGTTTACGATATTGAAAGAATAAAATCCATGGGATTGAAAGTCATAGAAGAAGATATCATCGACCATAGCAAGCCTATGTTACGTCATGACACAGATAAATTAGCAAAGTTACTGCACTCCATGCTTTAG
- the whiA gene encoding DNA-binding protein WhiA, with protein MSFASEIKKELTNVEADTCCMESELAALVRMNGTFSLSNREYILDVQTENAAIARRIYTLIKKLYPYPVELLVRKKMRLKKNNVYIVRMTEKANVVLEDLEILKGPLSINPDIPQKYLNDTCCKRAYLRGAFLAGGSVNNPETSSYHLEIHSSDEEHNEALCKLMNSFGLHARTLSRKKGYITYLKEADKITELISNIGAHQALFKFEDVRIVRDMRNSVNRLVNCETANLNKTIGAAFRQVENIKFIKRTVGLEALPDKLQEIASLRLQHQEVSLKELGEYVSGGSISKSGINHRLRKIDEFAEKVRKGEVTENTRN; from the coding sequence ATGTCATTTGCATCAGAGATCAAAAAAGAATTAACCAATGTAGAAGCAGATACTTGCTGTATGGAATCGGAGCTAGCTGCCCTTGTGCGCATGAACGGCACCTTTTCCCTTTCCAACCGTGAATATATTCTGGATGTACAAACAGAGAATGCAGCGATTGCCAGAAGAATCTACACGTTAATAAAAAAGCTTTATCCCTACCCGGTAGAACTTCTTGTTCGGAAAAAGATGAGGTTGAAAAAAAACAATGTCTATATTGTAAGGATGACAGAGAAAGCGAATGTTGTTCTTGAAGATTTGGAAATTCTGAAAGGTCCTCTATCCATTAATCCAGACATCCCTCAAAAGTATTTGAACGATACGTGTTGTAAAAGAGCTTATTTACGAGGAGCATTTCTTGCGGGTGGTTCAGTCAATAACCCGGAAACTTCTTCCTATCATCTAGAAATTCATTCTTCTGATGAGGAACACAACGAGGCGTTGTGTAAGCTTATGAATAGTTTCGGGTTGCACGCAAGGACACTCAGCCGTAAAAAAGGTTACATTACCTACTTGAAAGAAGCGGATAAAATCACGGAGCTCATTAGTAATATAGGAGCACACCAAGCGCTTTTCAAGTTTGAAGATGTGAGGATCGTTCGCGATATGAGGAACTCCGTCAATCGTCTCGTCAATTGTGAGACTGCGAATTTAAATAAGACGATCGGTGCCGCTTTCCGTCAAGTGGAGAACATAAAATTCATTAAACGGACAGTAGGTTTAGAGGCCCTGCCAGATAAATTGCAAGAGATTGCATCTTTAAGGCTGCAGCACCAGGAAGTTTCTTTGAAAGAGCTTGGTGAGTATGTTTCTGGTGGATCGATCAGTAAATCAGGGATCAATCACCGCCTGCGTAAAATCGATGAGTTCGCCGAAAAAGTTAGAAAAGGTGAAGTCACAGAAAACACAAGAAACTAA
- a CDS encoding HPr family phosphocarrier protein, with amino-acid sequence MIERTITIELETGLQARPAAQFVQEANKFTADVFIEKGEKRVNAKSIMGLMSLAVGTDEEIKLIADGSDEEEAVQVLTDFVKNE; translated from the coding sequence GTGATTGAAAGGACGATAACGATTGAGCTCGAAACAGGTTTACAGGCAAGACCAGCAGCACAATTCGTACAAGAAGCGAACAAGTTCACCGCAGATGTTTTTATTGAAAAAGGTGAGAAGCGTGTGAATGCCAAAAGTATTATGGGGTTAATGAGCCTTGCTGTCGGAACCGATGAAGAAATCAAATTGATTGCAGATGGTTCTGATGAGGAAGAAGCGGTTCAGGTACTTACCGATTTTGTGAAGAATGAGTAA